CCGACTTTCCAGCCGTTCAGCTCGACCACCGGGAAATGGTTGGCGCCAGGGCTGAACATCGAACGATCAAGTTCGCCGAACAGATGGGTCTTGCGGTAGTTGCACAGGCTGCTACCGTGGCCATCGATCAGCTGCACGCTGTTATAGATCGCACCGTCCTCGCCCCGCTCCGGATAGCCATAGACAATGGCGATCCGGTACGTCTGGGCGATCTCCACAACGGTCATCGCCGACGGCCCATCGACGGCCTCGGCCAGGCGCTCCACCTGGTCCAGGCCGATGTTGTAGCCGCTGAGGAACATCTCCGGGCACACCAGCAGCTGCGCGCCCTGGGCGGCAGCCTGCTGGGCCTGGTGTTGCAGGCGATCGAGGTTGCCGGGCACGTCCAGCGGGGCGGGCGTGCCCTGGAACAGGGCGATGCGCATGGCGCTACTCCTTCGCTCAGTCGGCCAGGGCGATCGGACCGATTTCGTGGAA
This genomic stretch from Pseudomonas entomophila L48 harbors:
- a CDS encoding carbon-nitrogen hydrolase family protein, whose product is MRIALFQGTPAPLDVPGNLDRLQHQAQQAAAQGAQLLVCPEMFLSGYNIGLDQVERLAEAVDGPSAMTVVEIAQTYRIAIVYGYPERGEDGAIYNSVQLIDGHGSSLCNYRKTHLFGELDRSMFSPGANHFPVVELNGWKVGMLICYDIEFPENARRLALDGAELILVPTANMAPYDFVCQVTVRSRAQENQCYLAYANYCGSEGEIRYCGQSSIVGPEGDVLAMAGHEECQLLADLERERVLSGREAFPYLTDLRQELHGRRG